Proteins encoded in a region of the Haloglomus salinum genome:
- a CDS encoding ABC transporter permease produces MSRWRYFGRRVALSIPILLFAMSMVFLITRAGPADPVRSIIGPTSGAGDYHRIAVRLGIERQVMVNGEVRYVDVPLWQQYLDFMTQLLTFDLGESWVLSPATSVIELVAVRAPRTIWLGFWSVLIALFVGIPLGFYAGLNPNTRSDYLASFGGIVWRAMPNFWLAVILLQVLSNSQKLFGFSWQDLGVETTIVRAPDLAFFADPTMFVTAPAAALTGLFAAIKVVFPAALVLGSSSMGNEMRIGRTAVLETINSNYVETARAKGLSERAIVWKHVFRNALIPLVPIITGEAFLLIGGSIIVESVFSYNGLGQLFFSAALAGDLPLVGALSFIFILLTLVLNIIQDLLYTIIDPRVGYEE; encoded by the coding sequence ATGAGCAGGTGGCGCTACTTCGGTCGGCGGGTCGCTCTGTCGATCCCCATCCTGTTGTTCGCCATGTCGATGGTGTTCCTCATCACGCGGGCCGGGCCAGCGGACCCGGTCCGTAGCATCATCGGCCCGACCAGCGGGGCCGGCGACTACCACCGCATCGCGGTCCGGCTCGGTATCGAGCGACAGGTGATGGTCAACGGGGAGGTCAGGTACGTGGACGTGCCGCTGTGGCAGCAGTACCTCGACTTCATGACCCAGCTGCTGACGTTCGACCTGGGGGAGTCCTGGGTGCTCAGTCCGGCGACCTCCGTCATCGAACTGGTCGCGGTGCGGGCCCCCCGGACGATCTGGCTCGGCTTCTGGTCGGTCCTCATCGCCCTGTTCGTCGGCATTCCGCTCGGGTTCTACGCGGGACTCAATCCCAACACCCGGAGTGACTATCTCGCATCCTTCGGCGGTATCGTCTGGCGCGCGATGCCGAACTTCTGGCTGGCGGTCATCCTGCTGCAGGTGCTATCGAACAGTCAGAAGCTGTTCGGCTTCTCCTGGCAGGACCTCGGTGTCGAGACGACCATCGTCCGGGCACCGGACCTGGCGTTCTTCGCCGATCCGACGATGTTCGTCACCGCGCCCGCGGCGGCGCTCACCGGACTGTTCGCCGCCATCAAGGTGGTGTTCCCGGCGGCGCTGGTACTGGGTTCGTCGTCGATGGGCAACGAGATGCGTATCGGACGGACCGCCGTGCTCGAGACCATCAACTCGAACTACGTGGAGACGGCCCGGGCGAAGGGGCTGAGCGAGCGCGCCATCGTCTGGAAGCACGTCTTCCGGAACGCGCTCATCCCGCTGGTGCCCATCATCACCGGCGAGGCGTTCCTCCTCATCGGCGGCTCCATCATCGTCGAGTCCGTCTTCTCGTACAACGGACTGGGCCAGCTGTTCTTCTCGGCGGCGCTGGCGGGTGACCTCCCGCTCGTCGGTGCGCTGTCGTTCATCTTCATCCTGCTCACGCTGGTGCTGAACATCATCCAGGACCTACTGTACACCATCATCGATCCCCGAGTGGGGTACGAGGAATAA
- a CDS encoding DUF7556 family protein has protein sequence MTPDTARASGLALDCEVMGSVDDDRFVIAAICRDGAWLSMQAAEALDLEGWR, from the coding sequence ATGACACCCGACACCGCGCGGGCGTCCGGATTGGCGCTCGACTGTGAGGTGATGGGCTCCGTCGACGATGACCGGTTCGTCATCGCGGCCATCTGTCGCGACGGCGCCTGGCTTTCGATGCAGGCCGCGGAGGCCCTCGACCTCGAGGGCTGGCGGTAG
- the ahbB gene encoding siroheme decarboxylase subunit beta has product MSSLGAGGSDEDWRAGLDDVDAALVDGYQSGFPVVEEPFRVVATDLGVEEAEALERVRTLRERGVFRRFGAVLNPPVIGSSTLAAVSAPEDRFEEVAEVINGYRQVNHNYRRSHEWNMWFVVTAGSRETRDRILEEIEARTGCEVLVLPMLTDFYIDLEFPVVNGDRFARESLSETEVDATRISEEATADFSDLERRLLLEIQDGFPLTRTPYRDVADAIDAPVDDVLAAVKRLRDNGCIKRIGCVVNHLVTGFDANCMVVWDVPDEELDERGEAVGALPYVTLCYHRPRRPEQDWPYNLFTMVHGREAAAVDAKVDELAGEHLPFEHERLFSTETLKQTGARYDDIVGGEE; this is encoded by the coding sequence ATGAGTTCGCTGGGGGCTGGCGGGAGCGACGAGGACTGGCGCGCCGGGCTCGACGATGTGGACGCGGCGCTGGTCGACGGCTACCAGTCCGGTTTCCCCGTCGTCGAGGAGCCGTTCCGGGTCGTCGCCACGGACCTCGGTGTCGAGGAGGCCGAGGCGCTCGAACGGGTGCGGACGCTCCGCGAGCGCGGCGTCTTCCGCCGCTTCGGGGCCGTGCTCAATCCGCCCGTCATCGGCTCCTCGACGCTGGCGGCCGTCAGCGCTCCCGAGGACCGGTTCGAGGAGGTCGCGGAGGTCATCAATGGCTACCGGCAGGTGAACCACAACTACCGCCGCAGCCACGAGTGGAACATGTGGTTCGTCGTCACTGCCGGGAGCCGGGAGACCCGCGACCGCATCCTCGAGGAGATCGAGGCACGGACGGGCTGTGAGGTGCTCGTGCTGCCGATGCTGACGGACTTCTACATCGACCTGGAGTTCCCCGTCGTCAACGGGGACCGGTTCGCCCGGGAATCACTCTCCGAGACCGAGGTCGACGCGACCCGCATCTCCGAGGAGGCAACCGCCGACTTCAGCGACCTCGAACGGCGGCTCCTGCTGGAGATCCAGGATGGCTTCCCGCTGACCCGGACACCGTACCGCGACGTGGCCGACGCCATCGACGCGCCCGTCGACGACGTGCTTGCCGCGGTGAAGCGGCTCCGAGACAACGGCTGCATCAAGCGCATCGGCTGTGTCGTCAACCACCTCGTCACGGGCTTCGACGCCAACTGCATGGTCGTCTGGGACGTACCCGACGAGGAACTGGACGAACGTGGCGAGGCGGTGGGGGCGCTCCCGTACGTGACCCTCTGCTATCACCGGCCCCGTCGGCCGGAGCAGGACTGGCCGTACAACCTGTTCACGATGGTCCACGGTCGTGAGGCCGCTGCCGTCGACGCGAAGGTGGACGAACTCGCCGGGGAACACCTCCCATTCGAACACGAGCGGCTGTTCTCGACGGAGACGCTGAAGCAGACAGGCGCGCGATACGACGACATCGTCGGCGGCGAGGAGTGA
- a CDS encoding SDR family NAD(P)-dependent oxidoreductase gives MELPDLSGRTILVTGATSGVGRDGAIRLGARGARVLVHGRDEERGQATVDAIEDAGGDASFHPADFTDLEEVRALADAVKGATDGLDVLYNNAGLYTTYRGRTEQGFGMLFGVNHVAPFVLTHELADHLSADARVVNTASVAHRFAQLDLDMVERKRALTGPAVERYCESKLCNVLFTRELARRLGTATANCFHPGNIPGSNFARDVPFPLSLGVDLVSKLPDIPGVTDSIEDGGRALAYLAAAEAVTGITGEYFDKRELTDPAVSAKNDRLARDLWDLTADLAGVEPELPEGAATRDAEPDGRASRGVRIDVTDASADEGMNEATADEATGDDDREQADEGDTVQVEVTDTGAAPDERDLTDLDGVGPTTAEALREAGFESVADVRAATVGDLTTVGGIGPSKAQRIKADAGDGA, from the coding sequence ATGGAGCTACCGGACCTCTCCGGACGCACGATACTCGTGACAGGGGCGACCAGCGGCGTGGGGCGGGACGGCGCCATCCGGCTGGGCGCACGCGGGGCACGCGTCCTGGTTCACGGCCGCGACGAGGAGCGTGGGCAGGCGACCGTCGACGCCATCGAGGACGCGGGCGGCGACGCGTCGTTCCACCCGGCCGACTTCACGGACCTCGAGGAGGTCCGCGCCCTCGCCGACGCGGTGAAAGGGGCGACCGACGGGCTGGACGTTCTCTACAACAACGCCGGCCTCTACACGACCTACCGGGGTCGCACCGAGCAGGGGTTCGGGATGCTGTTCGGCGTCAACCACGTCGCGCCGTTCGTCCTCACGCACGAGCTGGCTGACCACCTGAGCGCGGACGCGCGCGTGGTGAACACGGCGTCGGTCGCGCACCGCTTCGCCCAGCTCGACCTCGACATGGTCGAGCGCAAGCGGGCGCTGACGGGGCCGGCGGTCGAGCGCTACTGCGAGTCGAAGCTGTGCAACGTGCTGTTCACGCGCGAACTCGCGCGGCGGCTCGGGACCGCGACGGCCAACTGCTTCCACCCCGGCAACATCCCCGGGAGCAACTTCGCCCGGGACGTGCCGTTCCCGCTGTCGCTGGGGGTCGACCTCGTCTCGAAGCTCCCCGACATCCCGGGCGTGACCGACAGCATCGAGGACGGCGGCCGCGCGCTGGCCTACCTCGCAGCCGCCGAGGCGGTCACGGGCATCACCGGCGAGTACTTCGACAAGCGAGAGCTGACCGACCCGGCGGTGAGCGCGAAGAACGACCGCCTGGCCCGCGACCTCTGGGACCTGACCGCCGACCTCGCGGGCGTCGAGCCGGAGCTACCGGAGGGGGCGGCGACCCGCGACGCCGAGCCCGACGGCCGCGCCTCGCGAGGCGTCCGCATCGACGTGACCGACGCGAGCGCCGACGAGGGGATGAACGAGGCCACCGCCGACGAGGCCACTGGCGATGACGACCGGGAGCAGGCCGACGAGGGAGACACGGTCCAGGTCGAGGTGACCGACACCGGAGCGGCGCCGGACGAGCGCGACCTGACGGACCTGGACGGCGTGGGACCGACGACCGCCGAGGCACTCCGGGAGGCCGGCTTCGAGTCGGTGGCCGACGTGCGCGCGGCCACCGTCGGCGACCTGACCACGGTCGGCGGCATCGGCCCCTCGAAGGCCCAGCGCATCAAGGCCGACGCCGGCGACGGGGCGTAG
- a CDS encoding RAD55 family ATPase: MSERDGADRERLATGVDGLDEALGGGLPAGDLVALVAPPTSGAERLLYASAVGNPTRYLSTLRPPAEVRGAMAAVDLPEGAVDVRQVDGDGLLDDPADHLSGLDAGSVVVVDPATELERAGEDRYRSFLDDLKRHCRTTESVAVLHCPRTTPRTLRRDLTLARADTTLVLHREVDSEGSRSYLDVGKFRHGLPPAEPIPVDLRRSPTTLDGWGV; this comes from the coding sequence ATGAGCGAGCGAGACGGGGCCGACCGCGAGCGGCTCGCGACCGGCGTCGACGGCCTCGACGAGGCCCTGGGCGGTGGACTCCCGGCCGGCGACCTCGTCGCGCTGGTCGCACCGCCCACCTCCGGGGCCGAGCGCCTGCTGTACGCCTCCGCGGTCGGGAACCCGACGCGCTATCTCTCGACGCTCCGGCCGCCCGCGGAGGTCCGCGGCGCCATGGCTGCCGTCGACCTGCCGGAGGGAGCGGTGGATGTCCGCCAGGTCGACGGCGACGGCCTGCTGGATGACCCCGCGGACCATCTCTCGGGCCTCGACGCGGGCTCGGTCGTGGTCGTGGACCCAGCCACGGAGCTTGAGCGGGCGGGCGAGGACCGCTACCGGTCGTTCCTCGACGACCTGAAGCGCCACTGCCGGACGACCGAGAGCGTCGCGGTGCTGCACTGTCCGCGAACGACGCCCCGCACGCTCCGGCGCGACCTCACGCTCGCGCGAGCGGACACGACGCTGGTCCTCCACCGCGAGGTCGACTCCGAGGGGAGCCGGAGCTACCTCGACGTGGGGAAGTTCCGCCACGGGCTCCCGCCGGCAGAGCCGATTCCGGTCGACCTGCGGCGGAGTCCCACCACGCTGGACGGATGGGGCGTCTGA
- a CDS encoding ABC transporter substrate-binding protein: protein MTENDLSRRSFLKATGGAAAAATVAGCTGDGDDGGDGDGGDGGSGGVEWYPVPEPSEGDTGGTLQLINSTITTFDPIQNTDTAGGVVIRQLFEGLTKYPNGEPKTENSLASDISVSEDFTTYTVTLKDGVTYHDGSELTASDVVYSWERLAQSENSNRQYFILDSLGVAHETQDGSYVPGSIEVEATSDSELTIQLSEPFHSSLEMLAYSSFAVIPEGAVGDIEGYEGEMSQSEFATSNPIGTGPFQFVEWTEGDHAEIEAYGDYHVDGRPYLDGIYWAIIEEDQASYTYSTNKNSDFLIIPTSKYDKGQVTVQQETDDGKKLGKYGPLGSGEASGEEVRYSQSPTLLTYYIAFNAKQAPKPVRQAAAYVLNREEVNQSVFKERFQPGYNLTPPGIYPGGASAYNSDVEENYPYGIGETRIDDAKQVMEDAGYGEDDRFDLTINAYNSGAFQQLAQGLRDKLSSAYIDVTVEPTDFSTIIEKGNNGNLQCYTLGWIADWPAPDNFLQLMAPALTDVDELGSAATTYTDWDDADTQASEDAQAAWEKIQTNQAPTDEAQQARDEAAVTMEQANWEDVILLNVIHASDERFWYPNTNVQPFGSMGPSRQMHDTTWMDGGGN from the coding sequence ATGACCGAGAACGACCTTTCGCGTCGTAGTTTCCTGAAAGCGACTGGCGGTGCCGCAGCGGCCGCGACCGTAGCTGGCTGTACCGGCGACGGTGACGACGGCGGCGACGGCGACGGTGGCGACGGTGGCAGCGGCGGTGTCGAGTGGTATCCCGTCCCCGAGCCCAGCGAGGGCGACACGGGCGGAACCCTCCAGCTCATCAACTCTACCATCACGACCTTCGACCCCATCCAGAACACGGACACCGCCGGCGGTGTCGTCATCCGGCAGCTGTTCGAGGGGCTGACGAAGTACCCCAACGGGGAGCCGAAGACGGAGAACTCGCTGGCCAGCGACATCAGCGTCAGTGAGGACTTCACCACGTACACGGTCACGCTCAAGGACGGCGTCACGTACCACGACGGGTCGGAGCTGACCGCGTCGGACGTGGTGTACTCGTGGGAGCGGCTGGCCCAGTCCGAGAACTCCAATCGGCAGTACTTCATCCTCGACAGCCTCGGCGTCGCACACGAGACCCAGGACGGGAGCTACGTGCCCGGGAGCATCGAGGTGGAGGCCACGAGCGACTCCGAGCTGACGATCCAGCTCTCCGAGCCGTTCCACTCCTCGCTGGAGATGCTGGCCTACTCCTCGTTCGCGGTGATTCCGGAGGGTGCCGTCGGGGATATCGAGGGGTACGAGGGCGAGATGAGCCAGTCCGAGTTCGCCACCTCCAACCCCATCGGCACCGGGCCGTTCCAGTTCGTCGAGTGGACGGAGGGCGACCACGCCGAGATCGAGGCCTACGGCGACTACCACGTCGACGGCCGCCCCTACCTCGACGGCATCTACTGGGCCATCATCGAGGAGGACCAGGCGTCCTACACCTACTCGACCAACAAGAACTCCGACTTCCTCATCATCCCCACCTCGAAGTACGACAAGGGGCAGGTGACGGTCCAGCAGGAGACCGACGACGGCAAGAAACTGGGCAAGTACGGCCCGCTGGGCTCCGGTGAGGCCAGTGGCGAGGAGGTTCGCTACTCCCAGTCGCCGACACTGCTGACCTACTACATCGCGTTCAACGCCAAGCAGGCGCCCAAGCCGGTCCGGCAGGCCGCTGCCTACGTCCTCAACCGCGAGGAGGTCAACCAGTCCGTCTTCAAGGAGCGGTTCCAGCCGGGGTACAACCTGACGCCGCCGGGCATCTACCCGGGCGGCGCGAGCGCCTACAACAGCGACGTCGAGGAGAACTACCCGTACGGTATCGGCGAGACCCGTATCGACGACGCCAAGCAGGTCATGGAGGACGCCGGCTACGGCGAGGACGACCGGTTCGACCTGACCATCAACGCGTACAACTCGGGGGCGTTCCAGCAACTCGCCCAGGGACTGCGCGACAAGCTCTCCTCGGCGTACATCGACGTCACCGTGGAGCCGACGGACTTCTCGACCATCATCGAGAAGGGGAACAACGGGAACCTGCAGTGTTACACGCTGGGGTGGATCGCCGACTGGCCCGCGCCGGACAACTTCCTCCAGCTGATGGCGCCGGCACTCACCGACGTCGACGAGCTGGGGTCGGCCGCGACGACCTACACGGACTGGGACGACGCCGACACCCAGGCCAGCGAGGACGCACAGGCCGCCTGGGAGAAGATACAGACCAATCAGGCACCGACCGACGAGGCCCAGCAGGCCCGCGACGAGGCCGCCGTGACGATGGAGCAGGCCAACTGGGAGGACGTCATCCTCCTGAACGTCATCCACGCCTCCGACGAGCGGTTCTGGTACCCGAACACGAACGTCCAGCCGTTCGGTTCGATGGGTCCGTCGCGGCAGATGCACGACACCACCTGGATGGACGGCGGCGGCAACTGA
- a CDS encoding anthranilate phosphoribosyltransferase, which translates to MSKATGREGEFGEWPLKRLMTEVVGSGHKSADDMTREQARDAFARILAGEPDPTTLGAFWLANRWKRNTPEELGAYVDVMAEESVVQHAPDCDPVDCGANYDGKGRTALLGVAAGVTAAAAGTPVVAHSGDRVPTQKQDSYKQVLDELGVETDLDPEASAAMTDEVGFGYYFQPNFNPGVTDLFGRRDEMGVRTFVNTIETLANPADAGVHLGSFYHLPYAVRIIETFQQAETADMDRVVMFQGLEGYDDIRPGSTKVAVWNAGDDDVEDFDIETPEYGMDFESEDLQVDDIAGDSTAITEAVLHGDRTDRFADAVALNAALRIYARGDADDIDAGLEAAREALDSGAAAATLEELQDF; encoded by the coding sequence ATGTCGAAAGCGACCGGACGCGAGGGCGAGTTCGGGGAGTGGCCGCTGAAGCGACTCATGACGGAGGTCGTCGGCTCGGGACACAAGTCCGCCGACGACATGACTCGCGAGCAGGCCCGCGACGCGTTCGCGCGCATCCTCGCGGGCGAACCCGACCCGACCACGCTGGGTGCGTTCTGGCTGGCCAATCGCTGGAAGCGCAACACGCCCGAAGAGCTGGGTGCCTACGTCGATGTGATGGCCGAGGAATCGGTCGTCCAGCACGCGCCGGACTGTGACCCGGTCGACTGCGGCGCCAACTACGACGGCAAGGGCCGGACCGCGCTGCTGGGCGTCGCCGCGGGCGTCACGGCCGCGGCCGCGGGCACGCCCGTCGTGGCCCACTCGGGTGACCGCGTCCCCACCCAGAAGCAGGACTCGTACAAGCAGGTCCTCGACGAACTCGGCGTCGAGACGGACCTCGACCCGGAGGCCTCGGCGGCGATGACCGACGAGGTCGGCTTCGGCTACTACTTCCAGCCCAACTTCAACCCGGGCGTGACCGACCTGTTCGGCCGCCGCGACGAGATGGGCGTCCGCACGTTCGTCAACACCATCGAGACGCTCGCGAACCCCGCCGACGCCGGCGTCCACCTGGGCTCGTTCTACCACCTCCCCTACGCCGTCCGCATCATCGAGACGTTCCAGCAGGCCGAGACGGCCGATATGGACCGGGTCGTGATGTTCCAGGGGCTCGAGGGATACGACGACATCCGCCCGGGCAGCACCAAGGTCGCCGTCTGGAATGCTGGCGACGACGACGTGGAGGACTTCGACATCGAGACCCCCGAGTACGGGATGGACTTCGAGAGCGAGGACCTGCAGGTCGACGACATCGCCGGCGACTCCACAGCCATCACGGAGGCCGTCCTGCACGGCGACCGGACGGACCGCTTCGCCGACGCCGTCGCGCTGAACGCCGCGCTCCGTATCTACGCCCGCGGCGACGCCGACGACATCGACGCCGGCCTCGAGGCCGCCCGCGAGGCGCTGGACTCCGGGGCGGCCGCCGCGACGCTGGAGGAGCTTCAGGACTTCTGA
- a CDS encoding SDR family NAD(P)-dependent oxidoreductase produces the protein MPTALITGATSGIGRDAARRLGEQGWHVLVHGRDAEAGAETVAQVEDAGGEASFHAADFADLDAIRDFADEVREAVDELDALCNNAGLAINEFRESEQGFELHFAVNHLAGYLLTHELVDLLADDGRVVNTASVAHRNGDLDFEEIRESGRTGVPGITGAKELAPLRKLGQATGVTERTGLNGFAFYSNSKLCNVLFTKELARRLGEDQQCNCFHPGIIPGSGVGRDLAFPGSLLWESLDLVPGVSDTVEDGGRAMVKLAADPNVTVTGAYFNKRRKARASPSARDEDRATRLWALSADLVDVDPNWP, from the coding sequence ATGCCGACGGCACTCATCACTGGCGCCACGAGCGGAATCGGCCGGGACGCCGCACGACGGCTCGGCGAACAGGGCTGGCACGTGCTGGTCCACGGCCGCGACGCCGAGGCCGGCGCCGAGACGGTCGCACAGGTCGAGGACGCCGGTGGCGAGGCCTCATTCCACGCCGCTGACTTTGCCGACCTCGACGCCATCCGGGACTTCGCCGACGAGGTGCGCGAGGCTGTCGACGAACTCGACGCCCTCTGTAACAACGCCGGACTCGCCATCAACGAGTTCCGCGAGAGCGAGCAGGGCTTCGAGCTCCACTTCGCCGTCAACCACCTCGCGGGCTACCTCCTCACCCACGAACTCGTCGACCTGCTGGCCGACGACGGCCGGGTCGTCAACACGGCGTCGGTCGCACACCGCAACGGTGACCTCGACTTCGAGGAGATCCGCGAGAGCGGCCGGACCGGCGTCCCCGGTATCACGGGCGCGAAGGAGCTGGCTCCCCTGCGGAAGCTCGGCCAGGCGACCGGTGTGACCGAACGGACCGGACTCAACGGCTTCGCGTTCTACTCCAACTCCAAGCTCTGCAACGTGCTGTTCACGAAGGAGCTCGCGCGTCGGCTCGGCGAGGACCAGCAGTGCAACTGCTTCCATCCCGGCATCATCCCGGGCAGCGGCGTCGGCCGAGACCTCGCCTTCCCCGGCTCGCTGCTGTGGGAGAGCCTGGACCTCGTCCCCGGCGTGAGCGACACCGTCGAGGACGGCGGGAGGGCGATGGTGAAACTCGCCGCCGACCCGAACGTGACCGTGACCGGCGCGTACTTCAACAAGCGACGGAAGGCCCGCGCCTCACCCAGCGCCCGCGACGAGGACCGGGCGACCCGGCTGTGGGCGCTGTCGGCCGACCTCGTCGACGTGGACCCGAACTGGCCCTGA